The Glycine max cultivar Williams 82 chromosome 12, Glycine_max_v4.0, whole genome shotgun sequence genome window below encodes:
- the LOC100818424 gene encoding transcription factor bHLH123 — protein sequence MSDDQFQASGNWWETARSVRFESRESQSSSGLTNNIGSYAASWQQHQQHDMATRSSSMDNNSVSGGSSVVFHDQKQLQVHDSSPAATSTNDPNFHMMALGLSSQAMDWSQASLPLRGEKGSENSFRSMLQENLSSSGTNFQQQECGSNSIGLSQHHHHHHQQVHWKPEKLFSAESSSNEFKRGFSLDQTQFSPQYSSGDSTVTSQGLPCSFQIDYVGNPSSILQGLLGQESNNNQQQPHQGGGAMNFPYSAASYGLNSNIELVPSWSKVPQFLRASPPKQPPNNQLHFTNNAPFWNANSEPAIKDSRSNFIPSLQPPFPTSNFDVQSKNISEVRDSGGVVKKSGSEAAPKRPRNETPSPLPAFKVRKEKMGDRITALQQLVSPFGKTDTASVLSEAIEYIKFLHEQVTVLSTPYMKSGAPIQHQQSSGKSKESEGPKQDLRSRGLCLVPVSSTFPVTHEPTVEYWTPTFGGTYR from the exons ATGTCAGATGATCAATTTCAAGCAAGTGGAAACTGGTGGGAAACAGCAAGAAGCGTGAGATTTGAGAGTAGAGAATCACAATCTTCTTCTGGCCTCACCAACAACATTGGAAGCTATGCAGCTTCTTGgcaacaacatcaacaacatgaCATGGCAACAAGGTCTTCTTCCATGGATAACAACTCTGTCTCAGGTGGTTCCTCTGTGGTCTTCCATGACCAGAAGCAGCTTCAAGTTCATGATTCATCACCAGCAGCCACTTCCACCAATGACCCCAACTTTCACATGATGGCCTTGGGCCTCTCATCTCAAGCCATGGACTGGAGTCAAGCATCTTTGCCGCT GCGAGGTGAGAAGGGTTCAGAGAACAGTTTCAGGTCGATGTTGCAAGAGAATTTGAGCTCATCGGGCACAAATTTTCAGCAGCAAGAATGTGGGAGCAACAGTATAGGCTTGTCTCAAcaccaccatcaccatcatCAACAAGTTCATTGGAAACCAGAAAAGTTGTTCTCAGCTGAGTCATCAAGCAACGAATTCAAGAGGGGTTTCTCCTTGGACCAAACACAGTTTTCTCCTCAATACAGCTCCGGGGACAGCACTGTCACAAGCCAAGGCTTGCCTTGTTCTTTTCAGATAGACTATGTTGGGAACCCTTCTTCAATATTGCAAGGTCTTTTGGGACAAGAGAGCAACAACAACCAACAACAACCCCACCAAGGTGGTGGTGCCATGAATTTTCCTTACTCAGCAGCAAGCTATGGATTGAACTCGAATATTGAGTTGGTGCCTTCTTGGTCTAAAGTTCCTCAGTTTCTGAGAGCTTCTCCGCCAAAACAACCCCCCAATAACCAGTTGCATTTCACCAACAACGCTCCCTTTTGGAACGCTAATTCTGAGCCTGCTATTAAGGATTCTCGATCCAACTTTATCCCCTCTTTGCAACCTCCCTTCCCCACATCAAATTTCGATGTACAATCGAAG AATATATCTGAAGTTAGAGATTCGGGTGGTGTGGTGAAGAAAAGTGGGAGTGAGGCAGCACCCAAAAGGCCCAGGAACGAAACCCCATCACCTTTGCCAGCTTTTAAG GTGAGAAAAGAGAAGATGGGGGACAGAATCACTGCACTCCAACAATTGGTTTCACCTTTCGGAAAG ACTGATACAGCGTCAGTGCTCTCTGAAGCCATTGAATATATCAAATTCCTCCATGAACAAGTGACT gtgCTAAGTACCCCGTATATGAAAAGTGGTGCTCCAATACAACATCAGCAG AGTTCTGGAAAATCTAAGGAATCTGAGGGTCCAAAGCAGGATCTTAGAAGCCGAGGGCTATGTCTGGTGCCAGTTTCTAGTACATTTCCAGTGACTCACGAACCCACAGTTGAGTATTGGACACCAACATTCGGAGGAACTTACAGATAG